The proteins below are encoded in one region of Sideroxydans lithotrophicus ES-1:
- a CDS encoding glycosyltransferase family 2 protein yields the protein MEKIESSKNKPLISIGIRTYNRPVDLRRTLTEITKQTYTNLDIIVSDNASQGDETENIMCEFMRNDERIRYFKQSANLGINLNFQFVLEKAKGEFFIWSADDDWHSPEFVEYLLAAKLNDDAATISFCDFDIREEDGRTVLDYPDSHAALVTMTCNNSLIRQLRFFMLPEGGAIPHAIYGLLPMRNMKSFSWPEHVQRYGEYGADTLFVFWLLGQGRLALAEKRLFGCTVNNQKHYVSAQKSSIAKKIRTARQRMGYLISFIRIAKGWTRLALLFAFPLKLAEMFFSMTVREPIRRAIRARGER from the coding sequence ATGGAAAAAATCGAAAGCTCGAAAAATAAGCCGCTCATAAGTATCGGCATTCGAACATACAATCGACCAGTGGATTTGCGACGCACTCTTACAGAGATTACGAAACAAACGTACACTAATCTGGACATTATAGTTTCCGATAACGCATCGCAAGGGGATGAAACGGAAAATATAATGTGCGAATTTATGCGTAACGACGAACGAATAAGATACTTCAAGCAATCAGCAAATTTAGGAATCAATCTCAATTTTCAGTTTGTATTGGAAAAAGCTAAGGGCGAATTTTTTATTTGGTCTGCGGATGATGATTGGCACTCGCCTGAATTTGTCGAATATTTACTTGCAGCAAAATTAAATGATGACGCGGCGACAATTTCATTTTGTGATTTTGACATTAGAGAAGAGGATGGCCGCACTGTTTTGGATTATCCCGATTCGCATGCGGCCTTAGTAACAATGACTTGTAACAATTCGCTAATAAGGCAGCTTCGATTTTTCATGTTGCCAGAAGGTGGAGCAATTCCACATGCTATTTATGGGTTGTTACCTATGAGGAATATGAAGAGCTTTTCTTGGCCGGAGCATGTCCAGCGTTACGGTGAATACGGTGCAGATACATTATTCGTATTTTGGCTGTTAGGCCAAGGGCGGCTAGCACTGGCTGAAAAAAGACTGTTCGGCTGTACTGTGAATAATCAAAAGCACTACGTTTCCGCGCAAAAAAGCTCAATAGCCAAGAAAATTCGTACTGCCCGGCAAAGAATGGGCTATCTGATATCGTTCATCAGAATAGCCAAAGGTTGGACTCGGCTGGCATTGCTGTTTGCGTTTCCGCTAAAACTGGCCGAAATGTTTTTTTCCATGACGGTTCGCGAACCGATACGCCGGGCGATACGAGCCCGTGGCGAGCGTTAA